One window of the Leucobacter komagatae genome contains the following:
- a CDS encoding acyl-CoA dehydrogenase, with product MEHKKSLILDAADLDFCLYDWLDVESLSGYERFSEHNRETFEGLIDLAREVAEEYFAPHNRKGDLQEPRLVDDKVELIPEVKKALTAFAEAGFLGATMDAEYGGFQVPTVVYRAAFMWFQAANVGTVSYALLTTAAANLIREHASAELAAKFLPPMLDGRWTGTMNLSEPGIGSALGDLTTSAVRAADGTYRVRGDKMWISAGDHELSENIVHLVLARTGGPGVKGLSLFIVPKWLGEAGALTDRNDVSLVGVNHKMGYRGTVNTALSYGSGAFPVGGEPGAVGYLIGEEGRGLHYMFLMMNEARLGVGASAVALGTTGFLHAREYARERIQGKELGAKDPAAPAVPIIRHPDVRRMLMLAKAYAQGGTALILYAGKLLDESEAETDAAKSASLALLLDVLTPIAKSWSSQWGLAANDIAIQVLGGSGYVRDFPVEQFYRDNRLNPIHEGTHGIQALDLLGRKVLLDGGSGLADLLGRMRATLDRVGASEPELARLVGERVARIEGVTRTLWEDGESTTALANAAHYLEAVGDTVVAWLFLDQLGALGGVAPALAAEKRATARFFITHVLPRVDASFDLLGSGDRQLVDLDEALI from the coding sequence GTGGAGCACAAGAAATCGCTGATTCTGGACGCGGCCGACCTTGATTTTTGCCTGTACGACTGGCTCGACGTCGAATCGCTCAGCGGGTACGAGCGGTTTTCTGAGCACAACCGCGAGACCTTCGAGGGCCTCATAGATCTCGCGCGCGAGGTCGCGGAAGAGTACTTCGCCCCGCACAATCGCAAGGGCGACCTCCAAGAGCCCCGCCTCGTCGACGACAAGGTCGAACTCATCCCAGAGGTCAAGAAAGCGCTCACCGCGTTCGCGGAGGCCGGGTTCCTCGGCGCGACCATGGACGCCGAGTACGGCGGCTTCCAGGTTCCGACAGTCGTGTATCGCGCCGCGTTCATGTGGTTCCAGGCCGCGAACGTGGGCACGGTCTCGTACGCCCTACTCACCACGGCCGCCGCGAACCTCATCCGCGAGCACGCTTCGGCGGAGCTCGCCGCGAAGTTCCTGCCGCCGATGCTCGACGGGCGGTGGACCGGCACGATGAACCTGTCTGAGCCCGGCATCGGGTCAGCGCTCGGTGACCTGACGACGAGCGCCGTGCGGGCCGCGGACGGCACTTACCGGGTGCGGGGCGACAAGATGTGGATCTCGGCGGGTGACCACGAGCTGTCAGAGAACATCGTGCACCTCGTGCTTGCCCGTACGGGCGGCCCCGGCGTGAAGGGCCTCTCGCTCTTCATCGTGCCGAAGTGGCTCGGCGAGGCCGGCGCACTCACCGACCGTAACGACGTTTCGCTCGTCGGTGTCAACCACAAAATGGGGTACCGCGGCACCGTGAACACGGCGCTGTCGTACGGCTCTGGGGCGTTTCCGGTCGGGGGCGAGCCCGGCGCCGTCGGCTACCTCATCGGTGAGGAGGGGCGCGGGCTGCACTACATGTTCCTCATGATGAACGAGGCGCGCCTCGGCGTTGGGGCCTCGGCCGTCGCGCTCGGCACGACGGGCTTTCTGCACGCGCGAGAGTACGCTCGCGAGCGCATCCAGGGCAAGGAGCTTGGGGCGAAGGATCCCGCGGCACCGGCGGTGCCGATTATTCGGCACCCTGACGTGCGGCGCATGCTCATGCTCGCGAAAGCATATGCCCAGGGCGGCACCGCCCTGATTCTCTACGCTGGGAAGCTGCTCGACGAGAGCGAGGCCGAGACCGACGCGGCGAAGAGCGCGTCACTCGCGCTGCTGCTCGACGTGCTCACCCCGATCGCGAAGAGCTGGTCATCGCAGTGGGGCCTCGCCGCAAACGACATCGCGATTCAGGTGCTCGGCGGCAGCGGCTACGTCCGCGACTTCCCCGTCGAGCAGTTCTACCGCGACAACCGCTTGAACCCGATCCACGAGGGAACCCACGGCATCCAGGCGCTCGACCTGCTCGGGCGCAAAGTGCTGCTCGACGGCGGCTCCGGGCTCGCCGACCTGCTCGGGCGCATGCGCGCAACGCTCGACAGGGTGGGCGCCTCCGAGCCCGAGCTCGCGCGGCTCGTCGGTGAGCGCGTGGCCCGAATTGAGGGGGTGACGCGCACGCTGTGGGAAGACGGGGAGTCGACGACGGCGCTCGCGAACGCCGCACACTATCTCGAGGCGGTGGGTGACACTGTCGTCGCGTGGCTCTTCCTCGACCAGCTCGGTGCGCTCGGTGGCGTCGCCCCGGCGCTCGCGGCGGAAAAACGCGCGACCGCTCGGTTCTTCATTACGCACGTACTGCCGCGTGTCGACGCGTCGTTTGACCTGCTTGGTTCTGGGGACAGGCAGCTCGTCGACCTCGACGAGGCCCTGATCTAG
- a CDS encoding response regulator, translating into MYGIAIIEDHLLQRKYTMSLVSAQPDMTITFAGEELPELVTWLEGADEAERPDLILLDLLVDRRPAAKPEVVRRLIREGSRVLIFSAAISPPITRQLIRAGAHGLISKRDPEASILAAMRTVLAGGQWVSPELAEIIAHDPKRPALSDQEERALVLYASGLSLESVATSIGVKPNTVKKYLQRVRDKYAAVNRPLASRIEWRKAAHDDGYLALAE; encoded by the coding sequence ATGTACGGGATCGCGATTATCGAGGATCACCTGCTCCAACGGAAATACACGATGTCGCTTGTGAGCGCACAACCAGATATGACGATCACATTTGCGGGGGAGGAATTGCCCGAGCTGGTGACTTGGCTCGAGGGCGCGGACGAGGCAGAGCGACCGGACCTGATCCTGCTCGATTTACTCGTCGATCGCAGGCCGGCGGCGAAGCCCGAGGTCGTGCGCAGGCTGATCCGCGAGGGGAGCCGTGTGCTGATCTTTTCGGCGGCGATTTCGCCGCCGATCACGAGGCAGCTCATCCGGGCGGGCGCGCACGGGCTCATCAGTAAACGGGATCCGGAGGCGAGCATCCTCGCCGCGATGCGTACAGTGCTCGCTGGTGGGCAGTGGGTGTCGCCCGAGCTTGCCGAAATCATCGCGCACGATCCGAAGCGGCCGGCGCTCAGCGATCAGGAGGAGCGCGCGCTCGTGCTGTACGCGTCGGGCCTATCGCTCGAGTCGGTCGCGACGTCGATCGGCGTGAAACCGAACACCGTCAAGAAGTATCTGCAGCGGGTTCGCGACAAGTACGCCGCCGTCAATCGGCCGTTGGCGTCTCGGATCGAGTGGCGGAAGGCCGCCCACGACGACGGATACTTGGCGCTCGCGGAGTGA
- a CDS encoding DUF7507 domain-containing protein, whose translation MRRIFRGGQQGPTRSGEVTTRQERSRGRGGKALAAALVTSLITLGGAGAAQAVESYTAPAPNPPMPLTCSLDLAVSLDLSKSIDDAQLRQMRDGVTELANTLSDYPVRVSMHNFASNAPATSSAQNAPTPLTALDAAGVAAIGDWVRGVQRPSSAQAGTNWDRAFSAVQSAPESYDALLFVTDGNPTQYGDPVRGPGSSTDTATITAAVESANALKSAGTRIVGVGLTDNLSDLNQFREHMSQISGPTEGSDYLSTNFDGLADVLLTLIADNCAAAPDITLVKDGVLADGAAGVAGDTVSYTFTATNTGGRTLTDVVITDPKPGLSDLTYTWPGEPGVLAPGQTVTATATYTVVEADLDTRVIHNTATITGNPPTGPPVSAEDDAEVTLPEPPAEPAIELVKTGVLSGTGAAGDTITYSLTATNTGNVTLTDVSITDKLEGLSEITYGAWPAAAGVLAPGEKVTATATYVLTQADVDRGTVENLATVTGTPPTGEPVTDDDTEKTPLPHAPAIEIAKTGKLSGGRIAYTFVVTNTGNVTLSGVEIVDGLKGLTALAYGDWPGEPGVLAPGQQVTATASYAVTDADRDRGHVDNTATATGTPPSGEPVKSTDDVRVPVGKLATTGGSANWGLPVLAVMLLLGGGTFMTVTLRRRAGAN comes from the coding sequence GTGCGACGTATTTTTCGAGGCGGCCAGCAAGGCCCGACCCGTTCGGGGGAGGTGACGACCCGCCAGGAGCGTAGCCGCGGGCGCGGGGGTAAAGCCCTAGCCGCGGCGCTGGTCACGTCACTGATCACCCTCGGCGGCGCCGGCGCAGCCCAGGCGGTGGAGTCTTACACCGCGCCAGCGCCCAACCCACCGATGCCACTCACCTGCTCGCTCGATCTCGCCGTCAGTCTCGACCTGTCGAAGTCGATCGATGATGCGCAGCTGCGGCAGATGCGTGACGGAGTCACCGAACTCGCGAACACGCTCTCGGACTACCCGGTGCGGGTCTCGATGCATAACTTCGCGTCGAACGCCCCGGCAACCTCCAGCGCTCAGAACGCGCCGACGCCGCTCACCGCGCTCGACGCAGCGGGCGTCGCCGCCATTGGCGACTGGGTGCGGGGCGTGCAGCGCCCGAGCAGCGCTCAGGCGGGCACCAACTGGGACCGCGCGTTCTCGGCGGTGCAGTCCGCGCCCGAGAGCTACGACGCGCTGCTCTTCGTGACCGACGGCAACCCGACGCAGTACGGCGACCCCGTGCGCGGCCCGGGCAGCTCGACCGACACCGCGACGATCACCGCCGCGGTCGAGAGCGCGAACGCGCTGAAGAGCGCGGGCACCCGCATCGTGGGCGTTGGGCTGACCGACAACCTCTCGGACTTGAACCAGTTCCGCGAGCACATGTCGCAGATCTCGGGCCCGACCGAGGGCAGTGACTACCTGTCGACGAACTTCGACGGCCTCGCCGACGTGCTCCTGACCCTCATCGCGGACAACTGCGCCGCCGCCCCTGACATCACACTGGTGAAGGACGGCGTGCTCGCCGACGGCGCGGCGGGCGTTGCGGGCGACACGGTCTCGTACACCTTCACCGCGACGAACACCGGCGGGCGCACGCTCACCGACGTCGTGATCACCGACCCGAAGCCGGGCCTGTCTGACCTCACCTACACCTGGCCGGGCGAACCAGGAGTGCTCGCTCCAGGCCAGACGGTGACCGCCACGGCGACATACACGGTCGTCGAGGCCGACCTTGATACTCGCGTGATTCACAACACCGCCACGATCACGGGAAACCCGCCGACGGGCCCTCCCGTGAGCGCCGAGGATGATGCCGAGGTGACGCTCCCCGAGCCGCCAGCAGAGCCCGCGATCGAGCTCGTCAAGACCGGCGTGCTGAGCGGGACCGGCGCCGCCGGCGACACGATCACTTACTCCCTGACCGCGACGAACACGGGCAACGTGACCCTCACCGACGTCTCGATCACCGACAAGCTCGAGGGCCTCTCAGAGATCACCTACGGGGCGTGGCCCGCAGCCGCCGGTGTACTTGCGCCGGGCGAGAAGGTCACCGCGACCGCGACCTACGTGCTCACGCAGGCCGACGTTGACCGCGGCACCGTCGAGAACCTCGCGACCGTAACGGGTACCCCGCCGACGGGAGAGCCCGTGACCGACGACGACACCGAGAAGACTCCGCTGCCGCACGCGCCGGCGATTGAGATCGCCAAGACGGGCAAGCTGTCGGGCGGGCGCATCGCCTACACGTTCGTCGTGACGAACACGGGCAACGTGACGCTCTCGGGCGTCGAGATCGTTGACGGCCTCAAGGGGCTCACCGCGCTCGCCTACGGTGACTGGCCGGGTGAACCGGGCGTGCTCGCCCCGGGCCAGCAGGTCACCGCGACGGCCTCGTACGCCGTTACGGACGCCGACCGAGACCGCGGCCACGTCGACAACACGGCGACCGCAACCGGCACCCCGCCCTCGGGCGAGCCCGTGAAGTCCACCGACGACGTTCGCGTTCCGGTCGGAAAGCTCGCCACGACCGGTGGCTCGGCGAACTGGGGGCTGCCCGTTCTCGCCGTCATGCTGCTCCTCGGCGGCGGCACGTTCATGACCGTCACCCTGAGGCGACGCGCTGGGGCGAACTAA
- a CDS encoding sensor histidine kinase, with protein MERHGVPATVECTRHDLPDHFVDTRSASSWIASTLAGAMRRAQLIGLVLVTLVLCAASFLSATGVPPAGSVTAAVLVLTSGLLTIHRRVPAVVLIVCFFCVLAFYYVVALDPGELLTGLLIPLTSWTVVLPIMLWRGVWPLIASVVLGAGFGALILVSHPTWGSSVAAASATTNCIMIVLAFLFMRYLRRVSDGVDGQRNSAAQQKLRALRSRALDEATLEYIRVLHDTVINTFGVIGRLDPYQIGTGQIDTVQVRERCRRDLRRVEEFQRHPGAERVAVSLTDLDHVGLPIEWTGLRDEALRAHERLLLSTTLDALYGCAMEAVLNATKHSGATHVTCDVHRVEHELVVVVSDSGRGFNRSQVRERGIANSIFARAEANGIRVALRTAPGRGTTLTLRCPIPKPAPIGGAALAAEARNEIRDFKLRLGVVWGLQATLTGALLEVFNWQRLMWPAVFPAVLLVAILGSLTLATWLACRRWRQAPLLLTLLLLSAVPVVSWCSLAGIDFGRGELYFVPAVAATVIPVLLYVTSVSRRPFAISILLHLLSTGAIAVWALRSNAEIEWCTIALIEAPSLGLIGVLFVFLRSFRAIGTQIARSRQEVEEAARDAAASEAAVAVKKQWSASNLKPSIELLRGIADGTLLLDDPETRERCEREESRLRQLITLPRDASLMNWWFALAASEAEGRGVTLVLPAEYAKVAESGHVQTLGTLLVECVYSAPAGSTLSVNLIEQAGRPRMLVVSDAEATDSTLEMLHASEGLSVVAQRLRGQTLVEAIVREREG; from the coding sequence ATGGAAAGGCACGGTGTCCCCGCGACCGTGGAGTGCACACGACACGACCTCCCCGACCACTTCGTTGACACCCGCAGCGCCTCGTCATGGATCGCATCAACTCTCGCGGGTGCCATGCGGAGGGCGCAGCTCATTGGGCTCGTGCTCGTTACGCTCGTGCTCTGCGCAGCTTCGTTCCTCTCTGCGACCGGTGTTCCGCCGGCCGGCTCGGTCACCGCGGCGGTGCTCGTGCTCACGAGCGGGCTGCTGACGATCCACAGGCGAGTCCCGGCGGTCGTGCTCATCGTCTGCTTCTTCTGTGTTCTCGCGTTCTATTACGTCGTCGCGCTCGACCCCGGTGAGCTGCTGACGGGCCTCCTCATTCCGCTGACGTCGTGGACCGTGGTGCTGCCGATCATGCTGTGGCGCGGCGTCTGGCCCCTTATCGCCTCCGTAGTGCTCGGCGCGGGCTTTGGCGCTCTGATCCTCGTATCGCACCCCACCTGGGGTTCGTCGGTTGCGGCTGCCTCTGCGACCACAAACTGCATCATGATCGTGCTCGCATTCCTGTTCATGCGCTACCTTCGCCGGGTGTCGGATGGCGTCGACGGGCAGCGAAACTCCGCGGCGCAGCAGAAGCTCCGCGCGCTGCGGTCACGCGCGCTCGACGAAGCGACCTTAGAGTACATTCGGGTGCTGCACGACACCGTTATCAACACGTTTGGCGTGATCGGGCGGCTCGACCCCTACCAAATCGGCACCGGCCAAATCGACACCGTGCAGGTTAGGGAGCGGTGCAGGCGTGACCTTCGCAGGGTCGAAGAGTTCCAGCGGCATCCGGGGGCTGAGCGCGTGGCGGTGAGCCTGACCGACCTTGACCATGTGGGGCTGCCCATCGAATGGACAGGGCTTCGCGACGAGGCGCTCCGCGCCCACGAGCGGCTGCTGCTGAGCACGACGCTCGACGCGCTCTACGGGTGCGCGATGGAGGCCGTGCTCAACGCGACGAAGCACTCGGGCGCGACCCACGTGACCTGTGACGTGCACCGCGTCGAGCACGAACTCGTCGTCGTGGTCTCTGACTCGGGGCGTGGCTTCAACAGATCGCAGGTGCGGGAGCGCGGTATCGCGAACTCGATCTTCGCGCGCGCGGAGGCCAACGGCATCCGCGTTGCGCTCCGCACGGCGCCCGGCCGTGGCACGACCCTCACGCTGCGGTGCCCGATCCCAAAGCCCGCGCCCATAGGTGGGGCCGCACTGGCCGCAGAGGCGCGGAACGAGATTCGTGACTTCAAGCTTCGCCTCGGCGTGGTGTGGGGGCTCCAGGCGACGCTCACCGGCGCACTCCTCGAGGTGTTCAACTGGCAGCGCCTCATGTGGCCTGCGGTCTTCCCGGCGGTGCTGCTCGTCGCGATCCTCGGCTCGCTCACGCTCGCGACCTGGCTCGCCTGCCGTCGGTGGCGGCAGGCGCCTCTTTTGCTCACACTGCTGCTGCTCTCGGCCGTGCCCGTCGTGAGCTGGTGCTCGCTCGCCGGCATCGATTTCGGGCGCGGGGAGCTCTACTTCGTTCCCGCCGTCGCGGCCACCGTGATCCCGGTGCTGCTCTACGTCACCTCGGTGAGTCGCCGTCCGTTCGCGATCTCCATCCTCCTGCACCTCCTCAGCACGGGTGCCATCGCGGTGTGGGCCCTGCGCTCGAACGCCGAGATCGAATGGTGCACGATCGCGCTCATCGAGGCGCCGTCGCTCGGCCTTATCGGCGTGCTCTTCGTCTTCCTGCGGAGTTTCCGTGCGATCGGCACCCAGATCGCCCGCTCGCGCCAGGAGGTTGAGGAGGCCGCGCGAGATGCCGCAGCGTCTGAGGCCGCCGTTGCGGTGAAGAAGCAGTGGAGCGCGTCAAACCTGAAGCCCTCGATCGAGCTCTTGCGCGGCATCGCTGACGGCACCCTGCTGCTCGACGACCCCGAAACGCGGGAGCGGTGCGAGCGGGAAGAATCGCGGCTGCGCCAGCTCATCACGCTGCCGCGCGACGCATCGCTCATGAACTGGTGGTTTGCGCTCGCCGCGAGCGAGGCTGAGGGGCGCGGGGTGACCCTCGTGCTGCCCGCGGAGTACGCGAAAGTTGCCGAATCCGGCCACGTCCAAACGCTCGGCACGCTCCTCGTCGAGTGCGTGTACAGCGCGCCAGCGGGGAGCACCCTCTCGGTCAACCTGATCGAGCAGGCGGGGCGGCCGCGCATGCTCGTCGTGAGTGACGCCGAGGCCACCGACAGCACGCTCGAAATGCTGCACGCCTCGGAGGGGCTCAGCGTGGTCGCGCAGCGGTTGCGCGGTCAGACCCTCGTCGAGGCGATCGTGCGCGAGCGCGAGGGTTAA
- a CDS encoding MFS transporter, with translation MNSNEVPEERPVKFGALRDRRTGPYIGGGALSMMADNVEHVLAYWVLWQTFHSPWLVGFQIVSHWLPYLLFSVAAGALAERFDPRRIIQIGQALFMAVSAAWGFLFLTGTLELWHACVLLVLHGVAGCLWMPAEQLLLYKFAGPKELPGAIRMNATFRSLAFLAGPVVGSALLLSIGPAAGMFVNILFYLPLTVFLWFVKLGPRNAEAAAAPPTPPRSSEKPMTFFSAFSVLGTIRRDRELLGMILLSALSAATIGAVIQNAMPEFAEGLGAGSAGLAYGVLLFANGAGGVLGGILLEATGRVPTTARTAVIAATLLGITTIVFATSSIYALSVAALLVGGVARITADATEMSIVQLRAPDDQRGRVIGAYTMFGPGMMTFSGISVAVLGSLFGLRGSVLFGGTVLTIGAIALGFFVLRPGRRGDGPERPADAEA, from the coding sequence ATGAATAGCAATGAGGTTCCCGAAGAGCGGCCAGTCAAGTTCGGAGCGCTCCGCGACCGCCGGACCGGCCCCTATATCGGGGGCGGTGCGCTCTCGATGATGGCCGATAACGTCGAGCACGTACTCGCCTACTGGGTGCTCTGGCAGACGTTCCACTCCCCCTGGCTGGTCGGGTTCCAAATCGTCAGCCACTGGCTGCCGTACCTCCTGTTCTCGGTCGCCGCCGGCGCGCTCGCCGAGCGCTTTGACCCGCGGCGCATCATTCAGATCGGCCAGGCCCTCTTCATGGCGGTCTCGGCCGCGTGGGGCTTCCTCTTCCTCACCGGCACGCTCGAGCTCTGGCACGCCTGCGTGCTCCTCGTGCTCCACGGCGTCGCAGGCTGCCTGTGGATGCCAGCCGAACAGTTGCTGCTCTACAAGTTCGCGGGCCCCAAAGAGCTCCCCGGCGCGATTCGTATGAACGCCACGTTCCGGTCGCTCGCGTTCCTCGCCGGCCCCGTTGTCGGCTCGGCCCTGCTGCTGAGCATCGGCCCGGCCGCAGGCATGTTCGTGAACATCCTGTTCTACCTGCCACTCACCGTCTTCCTCTGGTTCGTGAAGCTCGGCCCCCGGAACGCGGAGGCCGCTGCGGCCCCGCCAACGCCACCCCGCTCGTCCGAGAAGCCGATGACATTCTTCTCGGCCTTCAGCGTGCTCGGCACGATCCGCCGCGACCGCGAGCTGCTCGGCATGATCCTGCTCTCCGCGCTGAGCGCGGCGACGATTGGCGCCGTGATCCAAAACGCGATGCCGGAGTTCGCGGAGGGACTCGGCGCGGGCTCCGCGGGGCTCGCGTACGGCGTGCTGCTCTTTGCAAACGGCGCGGGCGGCGTACTCGGCGGGATCCTGCTCGAGGCAACCGGTCGCGTGCCCACGACGGCCCGCACGGCGGTCATCGCCGCGACCCTGCTCGGCATCACGACGATCGTGTTCGCGACGAGTTCAATCTACGCGCTGTCCGTCGCAGCGTTGCTCGTGGGCGGCGTCGCGCGCATCACGGCCGACGCGACCGAGATGAGCATCGTCCAGTTGCGCGCCCCCGACGACCAGCGCGGTCGCGTCATCGGCGCGTACACGATGTTCGGCCCGGGCATGATGACGTTCAGCGGCATCAGCGTCGCCGTGCTCGGCTCCCTCTTTGGGCTGCGCGGCTCCGTACTCTTCGGAGGCACGGTGCTCACGATCGGCGCGATCGCCCTCGGCTTCTTCGTCCTGCGGCCCGGGCGCCGCGGCGACGGGCCCGAGCGCCCGGCCGACGCCGAAGCTTAA
- a CDS encoding LCP family protein: protein MRNAPQLETAAPSGRPRMSRRRRKRLAIVIATTVVSALVLGVGAVVFAYHQATDKIVRSDFVLPQVDEIAPDPGEQNVLIMGMDSRVDQNGNPLPDGVYEALHAGGADDGGYNANVLMLLHIPEDRSKTVGISIPRDDYVEIAGAPLGVTHSKIKEAYGLAMQEKMNELTWGEEELSDDELYQQARAAGRQAQIETVSHFLGDVRIDHFVEMTMGGFYHVAEAVAPVSVCLNHATEDSYSGANFEAGVQEIDAQQAMSFVRQRRDTGYDGPFLTDLDRSRRQQAFMISLTDKLQKKSTLMNPKTVWSLVDVTQKHVALDSEFDVLGFLKIAHQVSQSGAEFVTLPILGFENIGGAEVNLVDVDEIQAIVASIFDGSYFDEPASGDGEAAGEVPDGGEGTDDVVAEEDVTAEEEPAAPGTARYDSWEEPIKAGSIPCVN, encoded by the coding sequence ATGCGCAATGCCCCACAGCTCGAGACCGCGGCACCCTCTGGCCGACCTCGCATGAGCCGGCGCAGGCGAAAGCGCCTCGCGATCGTCATCGCGACCACCGTCGTGAGCGCGCTGGTACTCGGCGTCGGCGCCGTCGTCTTCGCCTACCACCAGGCGACTGACAAGATTGTGCGCTCGGACTTCGTGCTGCCGCAGGTCGACGAGATCGCCCCTGACCCGGGCGAGCAGAACGTGCTCATCATGGGGATGGACAGCCGCGTCGACCAGAACGGCAACCCGCTGCCCGACGGCGTGTACGAGGCGCTGCACGCCGGCGGCGCCGACGACGGCGGGTACAACGCAAACGTGCTCATGCTGCTGCACATCCCCGAGGACCGCTCGAAGACCGTCGGCATCTCCATCCCGCGCGACGACTACGTCGAAATCGCGGGCGCACCGCTCGGCGTCACGCACTCGAAGATCAAAGAGGCGTACGGCCTCGCGATGCAGGAGAAGATGAACGAGCTCACCTGGGGCGAGGAAGAGCTCAGCGACGACGAGCTCTACCAGCAGGCGCGCGCCGCTGGGCGCCAAGCCCAGATCGAAACGGTCTCGCACTTCCTCGGCGACGTGCGCATCGACCACTTCGTCGAGATGACGATGGGCGGCTTCTACCACGTCGCCGAGGCCGTCGCCCCGGTCTCGGTGTGCCTGAACCACGCGACCGAGGATTCGTACTCGGGCGCGAACTTCGAGGCGGGGGTGCAGGAGATCGACGCGCAGCAGGCGATGAGCTTCGTTCGGCAGCGCCGCGACACCGGCTACGACGGCCCCTTCCTGACCGACCTCGACCGGTCGAGGCGGCAGCAGGCGTTCATGATCTCGCTGACCGACAAACTACAGAAGAAAAGCACGCTCATGAACCCGAAGACCGTGTGGTCGCTCGTCGACGTCACGCAGAAGCACGTCGCGCTCGACTCTGAGTTTGACGTGCTCGGGTTTCTAAAGATCGCTCACCAGGTTTCGCAGAGCGGGGCCGAGTTCGTGACGCTGCCCATCCTCGGCTTCGAGAACATCGGTGGGGCAGAGGTCAACCTTGTCGACGTTGACGAGATCCAGGCGATCGTCGCCTCGATCTTCGACGGGAGCTACTTTGACGAACCTGCGAGCGGTGACGGTGAGGCCGCGGGTGAGGTGCCTGACGGCGGGGAAGGAACGGACGACGTCGTAGCTGAGGAAGACGTCACCGCGGAGGAAGAGCCCGCCGCCCCCGGCACCGCGCGCTACGACTCGTGGGAGGAGCCGATCAAGGCGGGCTCCATCCCCTGCGTGAACTGA